In Desulfomonile tiedjei, the DNA window ATTACACGGCTGACCGCGGATGCTGGAAACCCGGACGCGAATGGGGACCGAATTTTCTCCGGCTTAATCCCTCTGAGCCACACAGGCAGGTATGGGTACGTGGTTCGTGTCGCGCCTCAACATCCTAATTTGGCTTTCTCGGAACGATTGTATCTTGTCCATCGAGGATAGCCGGGACTGGTTACTGCTGTTTCACAAATAATGCCACAACCGTTCCGGACCATTTGATGTCACTGGTTCGCTGCCCGAACTTTTCTTGGGGCTGCCGGCGGAGGAGGCAATGCGGGACCGTTTGCCGGATATATAAGCCCTATGGGGAGTTGGCAAAGGCCCGGGTCAGGGGAGGGTACTTGGGGACCCTTGTAGAACCCGTTCACATCCCATCCCCACAGCGGGTGCGACCAGCTCCCGATGTGAGAAGGAGACATACGGTATCCGTGTAACCCTTTTTCCCAAGAGCAGCCCGTATTCAGGACGCGCATGTTGCCGCCGTAACCGTGCGGCAGCCAGGAATCACTTGCCGGCGCCTGCGGCATAACAGGATCCGCGTGTCCGAAACCGGCGGAAAGGATAATTGCGATTGCGGCCGAAACTACGAGCAGTCGGGACATGTGTACTCCTGAGGCCTTCCAAATATGGAGGCGAATCATAATTTGCTAAATTATACCAAAATGATATGAGATTTGTCAATATTTAGGTTGATTATTTGTGGCTAACATTAACCAACTATGCGAGTGATGTCAGGGAAGGACGGCTGCAACGGCCTGTATGATCTTTTCTTTTAATTCCGGCAAGGGTAGGGTGGATTTCGCTCCTGCGGCTTGTCGATGGCCTCCTCCACCCATGGATTTGGCCACCTCGGAAACATCGACCGCGCCTTTGGATCTAAAACTCATCCTGATCACTTTATCGGGCATCTCGGTGATCATAAGTCCCACTTCCACTCCCCGGCATTCACGAAGCCGGTTGACGAGATTTTCGCTCTCGGACATGTGGGCTCCCAGCCGCTCGAAATCTTCATGATATAGGGTGCTTATAACGAGCCTGCCGCCGAGCAGAACCTCGATCCTTTGCAGCACGATCTGCTCCAATTGGAGCCTTCGAAGAGGGAACTCCTCATATAGGTAGCGAGTCACTTCAAAAGAGCCGAATCCCGGGCTTAGTAATTCCGCTCCGAGCGACAGGGTTTCGCTCGTGACACCCGAGAAGCGGAAGCAGCCCGTGTCGGTGACCAGCCCTGTGTACAGACATTTGCCAACTTCCGTGGAAAGCTTGTAACCGGCCTCTTTGAGCACTTTGTAAACCAACTCCGCTGTGGATGCGGCGGTGGGATTAACGAGGTTCAGGTCGCCGAATCCGGGGTTAGTGGGGTGATGGTCTATGTTTATCAGCCGGGCCTTATCTCTGAGCCCGTCAATATTCGCGGAAATCCTTTCCTCCGATGCAACATCGAGGCTTATTATCCATTCAGGAGGTCTGTCCAGCAGGGTGAGATCCGTGACAACGGACCCGGTACCCGGAAGGAAATCGTACAGTTCCGGAAATGTTTCGCCCGCGGCGGGCCGGGACATCTTCCCCATTTCTGTTAAAGCCAGGTGCATGCCGAGCAAGGACCCGATGGCGTCGCCGTCGGGGTTTACATGCGTGACTATCAAAAAGTGATTTTCGTCTCGCAGGATCTTAGCGATCTTCCGCATCATCTTTGGTTTCCGATGCTCCGATCTCTCTGAGTATTTTGTTTATACGGGAAAAGTGGTCGAACGAGGTGTCATAAAAGAAGGAAAGCTCCGGAATGTACTTGAGGTCCAATTCGCGGCGCAGTTCGCGGCGGATGAATCCTTCCGCGGCCTCCAGACCCTTCCGGTGAGTGTCGGCTTTTCCGTCCATCAGGCTGCTGAAATACACTTTTGCGGATTTCAGGTCGGGGCTCACCTTCACGGAAGTCACGGTTATGCCTTGAACCCGTGGATCTTTGATCCGGAGCACCACAATGTCCGAAATCGCTCTGAGCAGCAGTTCGGCAACACGGTCTTTTCTGAATGTTGGCATGGTAGCAAATGCAATTCCGACGCAGTGGCGGCAGATCACGCGTCCCCATAAAATCAAATCAATAGTGAATGATTTCTATGCGCGAGTCAATAACTTCGGCCAGATGCAGGCCTTCCACATAATCGGCTACTGTTTCAAGCAATGTATGGGCGTGCCCGCCGTCGTTGGTCACGACGGCGAATCCTATGGTGCATTTTTGCCATTTATCCTGGTCGTCTACCTCGGCAATGGAGATATCGAATTTGCTGCGGACCCTGCCCAGTATGCTCTTGACCACTTGCCGCTTCGCCTTGAGCGATGACGAATTGTGGACAATCAGTATAATTACACCTACACCTACGACCATTGCCTGTCGGACCGTAAACCACGTCGCATTATTGGCTGGGGACCTGTTCGCGGGTCAGTTTTGCAACTTCCTTCTCTATGATAAAGGCTTCCACCACATCGCCGACCTTGACGTCCTTGTAGTTCTCCAGGACAAGACCGCACTCATAGCCTTCCTGGGCCTCTTTGATATCGTCTTTGTATCGTTTCATGGAGAGGATTCGGCCCTGATACACAACTACGTTGTCGCGCAGAAGCCTGACTTGATTGGACCGTTCAATCTTACCGGACACAACGAGGCAGCCGGCAATCGATCCTATTCTGGAAACGTGGAAGGTCTGGCGAACTTCCGCGCGACCGACCACGGTTTCTTTTTCCACGGGGGCCAGCATGCCTTCCATTGCCTTGCGAACGTCTTCGATCGCGTCATATATGACGGTGTACATCCGTATATCAATGTTTTCCTGCTCGGCCAATTGAGTGGCCTTCGGGGTGGGCCTCACGTTGAACCCTATGGCAATGGCCCCTGAAGCGCTGGCTAACATGACGTCGGACTCCGTGATTGCTCCGACGCCGCCGTGGATCACCTTCACCTTGATCTCTTGGGCTGATATACCTTGCAGCGCTTCTTTCAGCGCTTCCACAGACCCCTGAACATCTCCTTTGATGATGATGGCCAGTTCCTTGGTTTCCTGTTCCTGCATACGAGCAAGGAGATCTTCCAGCGATACGGGACCCGTGATGACCCCTTCCTGTTCTCGCTGCTTCTTCTCGACCCGGTGGCCGGCGATTTGTCGAGCTATCTTCTCGTCGTCCGACACGATGAGGCTATCCCCCGCCTCAGGCACCCCTGCAAACCCCTGAACCTCAACCGGAGTGGCGGGTCCGGCCTTGTCAACGCTTCGACCCTCGTGGTCGAGCATGGCCCGCACTTTGCCATAGGTCGTTCCGGCGACGAATGCATCACCTGCCTTAAGGGTGCCCTCCTTGACGAGCACCGTGGCCAGCGGACCCTTCCCTTTGTCGAGTCTGGCTTCGATCACCGTGCCGTTAGCGGTTTTGTTCGGGTTAGCCCTGAGTTCCATAAGTTCGGCCTGGAGCAGTATCATGTCCATCAGTTCGTCAATACCATCGCCGGTTTTGGCGCTCACATAACAGTACAGGGTGTCCCCGCCCCAGGTCTCGGGTATCAGGTTGTGTTCACTCAGTTCTCTGGTAACCCTGTCCCTGTCTGCATCGGGTTTGTCGATCTTGTTTACCGCCACGATAATTGGAACTGACGCGGCACGAGCGTGGTTAATGGCCTCACGGGTTTGCTCCATTACTCCGTCGTCCGCAGCCACCACCAGAACCACAAAGTCAGTGACCTGTGCCCCCCTCGCACGCATTGCCGTGAAGGCCTCATGGCCGGGCGTGTCCAGAAAAACCACTTCACCTTTGGCCAATTTGACTTTGTAAGCACCTATATGCTGGGTTATTCCACCAGCCTCCTGATCCGTAACATGGGTTGATCTTATGCGGTCCAGCAGGGAGGTCTTTCCATGGTCCACGTGCCCCATGACAGTGATTACGGGCGGTCTTGACATCAGGTTTTGTTCGGTATCCTTGATAATCGTGGGCAGAAGATCCGTTTCGGAAGCGGAAGCGGATTCGACCTCAAACCCGAATTCCCCGGCCACGATGGTAGCGGTGTCAAAGTCGATATTTTCATTGATCGAGGCTGTGACCCCCAGCGTCATGAGGTGTTGCACTACTTCGGCAGACTTGACGCTCATTTTGTGAGCCAGGTTAGATACAGATACGACTTCGGGGAGTTTCACCCGGCGTTTAATTGCCTTGGGGGTCGTGATCTCCGTTTTGCGCGGTCTGGGTTTCTTGCCCTTCCCTCGAAGTCGGCCCGGCCGGCCCCTGTCGTCATAGAGGTCGTCTCTTAACAGCACTTCCTTGCGCCGACGGATTTTGCTGGCTTCTTCCTCAACTCGTTCCTCGACTACGTCGCGACCCTTCTTGTCTTTTTTCTTTGCCTTTTTTCTGGCCTCTTCGGAGGTCGGCTCAGGGGTAAAGACTTTGGGGCCTACCGGCCGCACCTCCACCGGCCTCGCCTCCGCCGGCCGCACGGGCGCAGGAGGAACTATCCTGGCCGGTTCCGGACGTTCCGGCTCCCTGGGTGGTGGCTCCTTCTTGAGTTCCACCTTGCCGATAATTTGAGCCGGCTGCATTTTCTTCTCTTTCTTTTTCTTTTTCTTCGCCGGCTTCTCTTCGCCGCCTTCTCTGGCCTCCAAAGGTTCAGCAAGGGGTTCGGGCCCAGCCGCCCCGGGGGCGGTTTCCGCCATGGCCGGAGCTTCAGCAGTTGGCTGCGTCTCGGGGGGGACTTCGCCGCGTTTATGCGCGGCCCTGGGTTCGGCTTTGTGCTGCGGTGGAGCTTCGGGCAACTTTTCCGCTTTTAGCGTCGGGCCCCCCTCAACAGGTGGGGTCACCGGCCGGATTGGAGGGGCTGCAGGCTTGGGGGCCATTTCTATAATTCTGGCGGGCTCAGGCTTCTTGGTTTTCTTGACCGGCCTTTTCGGTATCTCCTGAGGAGCCTCTCCTGTGACCTCTTGCGGAACTCTCTTTTCCGGAACTGCGGTGGCCTCGGCGGCCTGCTCCTGGATCTCTTCGGCTGCGGCTTCTTCCGCCATCTCCTCAGGCGGAGCCTTTTTCATTCTTCGCCTGATAACGGTGGGTTTAATCCGCTGTTCCACTACTTCTCGCTGCGGAAGTACTGTCACGAGCCGAGCACGCAATTCGGCCGGATCATCGGTCTCCAGGGGACTTTCGGGGCCTTCGACCTGGTAACCCATGGTTACGAGTTCCCTTACGAGATCTTCGTTTCTGACCTTCAAGTCTCTGGCCAGGTCATCAACGGTCAACATTGGCATCCAGTAATCCCTTCTGTTCGAGCCCTCTCAAAAGTTCGTCTTTCAAGGGACCTGCTATGGCGCTGCGACGTAAAGCCCGCGCAAGGCGCCCTTTCTTGAGAGCAGCATCCAAACATTGTTCAGTCGGACAGGCGTAACATCCTCGTCCCGGCTTGTTTTCTCGTCCCGGAGATACGACAACCCTATCTCCACAGGCTGTAAATCGAATCATTTCCCCTGCCGGACGCCTCTTTCTACATGCAACGCACGTCCTTACGGGTATGTGCCCTTTCTTCATGCCGAAGGCCCGACATTGCCTCTTATTAAAATAGTGGCCCGAGGTCCTCTTAGAAAGACCGCTTGGTCTTGCTCTCCCTGTTTCCTCAGTGGACCGCCTCCGCCGGTTCAGCCTCCGAAGCCTCGGTTTCCGGGACTTCCTCGGTTTCGACCGTCTCCACTTCTTGTTCGGTTTCCGGGACTTCCTCGGTTTCGGCTGTTTCCACTTCTTGTTCGGTTTCCTCCTCCACCACTTCCGGCGGATTGGCCAGATACCTCAGTGCGCCGTGAACAAGAGTTGAGGCTTTTTCTTCAGTGATTCCCATGAAGCTTGTCAACTCTGCGAGAGTGGCTTTGGCAATGTCTTCGGGGTTACGATAACCGTTGTCAAACAGTATTGTGGCTGTTTCCTCGTCCATACCGTCCACTGCCAGGAGGCGCTCAAAGGATTCACCAGTGATCTTTTCCTCTTTTGACTCGCTCCTGACATCAATCTTCCACCCGGTCAGCTTAGCAGCCAGTCTTACGTTCTGACCTTTCTTACCAATGGCAAGGGATAGTTGATCGTCGGCAACGATTACTTCCATTGTATTGTTATCTTGATCGATAATTACTTTTGATATTTCCGCCGGTTGCAGAGCGTTGCAGACGAAGTGAGCCGGGTCGTCGTTCCAAGGGATGATGTCTATCTTCTCTCCTCTGAGTTCCTGAACGACCGACTGGACTCTGGAGCCTTTCATCCCTACGCAAGCGCCGACCGGATCGACATCCGCATCTGAAGATCGCACGCCTATCTTGGCCCGCTGCCCCGGTTCCCTGGCAGCGCACATGATTCGCACGATGCCTTCGGCGATTTCCGGCACCTCTTGCTCAAAGAGCTTAACCAGGAATGCCGGGTTGGCCCGCGAAAGGATGATCTGCGGGTCTTTCTGGGTTCTTCGGACATCCAGAATTAGTGCTCTTATTCTGTCGCCCTGGCGGTAGTTTTCGCGGGGGATTTGCTCACTGTAAGGAAGTATGGCCTCGCCCCGGCCCATATTAACTATCAGGTTACGTTTTTCAAAGCGTTGGACCATTCCCGTGATTACATCTCCCTTGCGGTCTTTGTATTCCGCGTAGATGTTTTCACGTTCGGCGTCCTTCACTTTTTGGATGATCACCTGCTTGGCTGTTTGTGCGGCGATTCGGCCGAAAGATTCGGTGTCCATCTTTACTCCAAGTTGGTCACCGATTTCGGCTTCAGGGTCCAATTCGCGGCGCGCGGTTTCCAGGTCGATCTGGACGGTGGAGTCCTCTACGTCTTCCACCACGTCCTTGAACAAGAAAACCTCTACCTCGCCTGTTTCGTCGCTGTACTGGGCCTCCAATTCGACCCTTCCCCCGTACTTCTTGCGTGCTGCCGACACCAGGGCAGCCTCCAGAGCCTCAACGAGAGTGTCTCTTTGTATGCCCTTTTCCTTAGCCACCTGGTCTATCATCCGGCTCAAATTTCCCATGCTCAATCTCCCGTTGTCCCTGCTCTTCTGCGTAAATCCTGTCGGAACAACTCTCCTTCAGGAAGGTCCAGTCGAGCCTTCTCAAGATCCTCCGGGTTTATCTCCACTCGATTTCCATCGACCTCGAGGATGATCCTGGAGTTCTCCATTCCTTTAAGCGTCCCTCGGAAATTTTTACTTCCGCCTACTTTTCGACGTGTCCTTACGCGAACCGGAGACCCGGCAAAGGACCTGAAATCTTTTTCTCTTCTAAGGACTCTGTTGATACCCGGGGAGGACACTTCCAGTGAATAGGGACGATCAATGGGGTCCTTTATGTCGAGCAGGGCACCCACCTGCCGGCTCACAAGTTCGCAGTCATCCAGCGTCACCCCCCCAGGGGTGTCAATATAAAGCCTTAAGATCCAGCGGCCCCCTTCGAGCTTGAACTCAAGCTCAACCAGCTCCAGGCCTTCAGGTTCCAGTATGGGCTCAATCATGGCCCACAGTGCATAAATCAATTCTTGGTCCATCTTCTCCATCCTCAGGTCCAGGAACCCGAAGGACGGCTGTGCGACTTCACACAGCAAGGACGGCAACAAAAAACCCGGGGATAAAACCCGGGTGGACTTAACCACTCTCTGGAGCGGGCAACGGGGATCGAACCCGCGACATCAAGCTTGGGAAGCTTGCACTCTACCAGCTGAGCTATGCCCGCACCATCAAAAATTTAGCAACGAGTCGCAGTGATGTCAAGCACTTTGAAAGGGTTCCTTCTCTCTGTTCCCAATTAGAGAGTGGCCGTCGAAGAGGTAAGGGCAGTCCCGGACCGTCGGACGCTCGGAAATCCTTTCCGGAGACGATTTCCTAAAGCTTCTCCGAGATCGTTACCCGGGAACGCTCTTCCAGTAGTCTGAGCCAGCCTTTCAGGAATTCGGTTTGCCTCACTTCGACGACCCACTTCTGGAACGTCTCCGCTTCTTTTGCGTACTGTTCGTCGCCGGCCCGCTGGACCTCGGAAAGCTTCACCACCGCAACTCCTTGCGCTGTGGGAATTGGCTTGGCGAATAGGGGCGTTGCCGAGGAAACCGATGTCAGCATCTCGTTGACTTCAGGGGAGTTTCCAAGCTGAGTCACAAAGCCCGAGGTCCTTGAAACAGGGTCGAGTTTGGTCCATGTCAAGCCGAAGTCCTTGGCCACCTTGTCCGCGCTGTCGGGCTGCTGCTTAAGCGCGGCAATAACCTCTTCGGCCTTTTTCATCGCGCTCGCGAGGGCCTGGTCCTTGAGGAAATCCTTCTCAACTTCGCTTCGAACCTCATCAAGATTGGGCAGACGCTCTTTGGCTTTGTCAACCACCTTTAAGACAGTGAATCTGTCACCATTCTTGATTAACTTCGAGACCCCCCCGGTTCTTAACTGAAAGGCCTCGTCCATGATCTTCGGGTAGTCGGCCAGATCGGGGACGCCGACAGCCCTGGCGACCCCATCCGCCCTGTGGACGGCAAAGCCGAATTGCTTAGCCGGAGCGCTGAGGTCCTCGGACCGATACACCTGCTCGTAGAATTTTTCTGCGTCGGCCGCTATCTTTCTCTTCGCTTTCTCTTCAAGGAGTTTTTCCTCGATTTTTGCTTTCGCGGTCTCGAAATCCACCTGGGTCTCAGGTTTGGCTTCCTCGACGCGCAAGAGGAGGTACCCCTGGTCTGTCAACAAGGGTTCCGACAACTTACCGACTTCCAGTTTGAAAGCCACTTTTTCCAACGAAGGGTTCAGAGTGCCGCGGGACAGCCATCCCAAGTCGCCGCCTTTTTGTGCCGTGGCCTCATCCTGTGATTCCTTTTGTGCGACCTTTTCAAATTCTTCCCCGCCATTGATTCTTTCGCGGATCTCTTCGACTTTCTTGCGTATTTCTTCAATCTTTTCTTTGTCCGCGCCTCCTGGAACCTTCAACACGATTTGCCTCGCCCTGATCTGGTCGGGTACGAGAAATTCCTTTGGGTGCGTCTGATAATAGGCTTGGACTTCATCTTCCGGGACGGAGATATCTTTTCGAGCATCGCGCGGCGATAGAGTCACGTACTCAAGGTTGACGGTCGGTGGGATCTCGTATTTCGACTGATTTTTCTTGAAATATGCTTCAAGGGCTTTGGTGTCAGGAGCTTCCGTTTTTTGTTCCGGCTTTATCTCGAGCATGGACAGGACAAGTTTGTCATGCTGAAAATGCCAGAGATTTTTTATTTCCTCAGGATCGGTCTTGATCCCATCGATAAGCAGCCTCACCACCTGTTGTTCCAGCAATTCCTTCTTCCTGGATTCCTCGTAAGCGCCCACGGAAAGTTTGATGGCCCTCAAGTAAGCCCTATAGACGCCTTCGTCAAAAACACCGTTTCGCTGAAACCTCGGATTGGACTTGATGTCCTGGGCAAGGTCCTCATCGGTGACGAACAGGCCGAGCCGCTGAGCTTCCTGAAGAAGGATTATGCGGGTCACCAAGGCCTGAACGATGTTTTTTTTCAGGTCCAATTTTTCCAGAAGGTCCGGGGGGAGAGAGCCCTTGAACCGATCGCGGATTTTTTCCATCTCAAGATCGTAGGCGTCGCGGTATTCATCGTAAGTCACCACGGTATCATTAACTTTTGCTACGTAATCCTGGCGTGTTCGATCAGGACCCGACCAACCGAAAAATAATACAAAAACGACGGCAATGCCGCCCAGGGCTATTTTGATGAACCACGACTTGGCATGTTTCCTCATCAGATCAAGCACGGGATTCTCCTTTCCTCGCCTAGGATCGAAGCGGATAATAAGAATTTCGAACTGTCTTGTCAATGGAGAGGCTCGGCCGCGATCAACGCTTGAACATGATGAAGCCTTCTGTTAGATTTCGCAGCGTCGCTTCAATTCGAAAGGTTTTCGGTAAACTTCTGCAATGTTCTTCGACGCGCTTTCAGGGATTTTCTCCAACGACATGGCCATTGACCTCGGCACGGCCAATACGCTGGTGTACGTGCGTGGCAAAGGGGTCATACTTTCCGAACCGTCCGTCGTGGCTGTGAAGACCGATTTGAGGCGGGGCCCGCGGATCGTGGCAGTGGGGGCCGATGCCAAAAAGATGTTGGGTAGGACCCCTGACAACATAAGGGCCATCCGACCCATGAAGGACGGCGTGATAGCGGACTTTGAAGTTACCGAAGCCATGCTGAAACACTTCATCGTCCGGATTCATCATCGCCGATTCCTGGTCAAACCCCGTATAGTAGTGTGCGTGCCTTCCGGTATCACGGAGGTGGAGATGCGCGCGGTGAGAGACGCGGCGAAGAGCGCGGGCGCCAGAGAAGTCTATCTGGTCGAGGAACCCATAGCCGCGGCCATCGGCGCTCGCCTACCCATCACCGAGCCGACGAGCAGCATGATTGTGGACATTGGCGGCGGTACCACGGAAGTGGCTGTCATTGCAATGTCGGACATAGTTTATGCCAAGTCCCTCAGGGTCGCGGGGGACAAGATCGACAACGCGGTCATCCGCTACGTGAAGCAGAAATACAGCCTCCTTATCGGAGAGAGGACCGCGGAGATGGTCAAAATGATGATAGGGAGCGCCTGCCAAGAGGCAGAAGAGTCGATAATCGAAGTCAAGGGGCGCGACCTTATCGCGGGCATTCCGAAAATCATTGCGCTGAGATCCGGCGAAGTTACCGAAGCTATAACCGAGCCTGTGAGAGCCATTTTGGAGACAATCAAAACGGCCCTGGAAAGCACGCCCCCGGAACTGGCCGCAGATATAGTAGATAACGGGATTGTGCTCACCGGAGGAGGGTCACTCCTGAAAAACCTCGATGTTGTCATCCGGCGGGAAACCGGCTTGCCTGTGAGAGTGGCGGATGATCCCCTTTCAACGGTGGTTGTGGGTTCGGGCATCATATTCGAAAATTTTCATCTCTTGAAAGACGTGTTGGTGAAATGTTAGTAACCAACCAGTCATACGGGTGCTTCGCCGTGCGTGCGCGTCCCCGCGCGAACTTGAACGCTTACCTGAACAACTCACTTGCCCTTGACGTGTGGCGAGAGCGCGTCAGAACTTACCCACTCCCGGGATTTACAGCCGATCCGTCATAATGCCCAGATCCATTCGTGACATTGCAATCTTGTTGATTCTCATCGGTGGAGGACTGCTCATACTGTTCTCCTCGCCGCCGAAACCTGAGGGTGGAGTGGCAAGTCGTTTTATTTACACGGTATTGCACCCTTTTCAACAAGTCGCTGCTTCGGTCCACAACCGTGGAAAGACTACCTGGGAAAGCTACATCAACCTGACGGGCGTCCAGGAAGAGAACCGCGCGCTTAAATTGCAGATACGTCAATTGATTCGCGAAAAGGCCGATCTACTGAATTATGAAGGCGAAAACAGGCGCCTGAGAAATCTCTTGAACCTCAAAGCCAGGCATGAATTTCCCACCTTGGTTGCCCAAGTCATAGGGGAAGACGCCTCGGGCTGGTACAGCACGATCTTCATTAACCGAGGAACGGAAGCCGGCGTGAGGCCGGATATGCCGGTGACGGTGGCCGAAGGGATTGTGGGAAGAGTTGTCAACAGCTCGGCCGATGTTTCCAGGGTATTGCTATTAACAGACCCTAATTTTTCCGCGGACTGCCGCGTAGCGCGTACCCGAGACCGGGGCGTGCTGACCGGATCTCTTGATCGCTTCTGCGTCCTGCGCTACGTGAGCCTTAAGTCTGAAATGAAACAGGGCGACCAATTGGTCACCTCCGGCCTGGACGGCATTTTCCCTCGGGGGCTGCCGCTGGGGAGGA includes these proteins:
- a CDS encoding bifunctional oligoribonuclease/PAP phosphatase NrnA, translating into MMRKIAKILRDENHFLIVTHVNPDGDAIGSLLGMHLALTEMGKMSRPAAGETFPELYDFLPGTGSVVTDLTLLDRPPEWIISLDVASEERISANIDGLRDKARLINIDHHPTNPGFGDLNLVNPTAASTAELVYKVLKEAGYKLSTEVGKCLYTGLVTDTGCFRFSGVTSETLSLGAELLSPGFGSFEVTRYLYEEFPLRRLQLEQIVLQRIEVLLGGRLVISTLYHEDFERLGAHMSESENLVNRLRECRGVEVGLMITEMPDKVIRMSFRSKGAVDVSEVAKSMGGGGHRQAAGAKSTLPLPELKEKIIQAVAAVLP
- the rbfA gene encoding 30S ribosome-binding factor RbfA; translated protein: MPTFRKDRVAELLLRAISDIVVLRIKDPRVQGITVTSVKVSPDLKSAKVYFSSLMDGKADTHRKGLEAAEGFIRRELRRELDLKYIPELSFFYDTSFDHFSRINKILREIGASETKDDAEDR
- a CDS encoding DUF503 domain-containing protein gives rise to the protein MVVGVGVIILIVHNSSSLKAKRQVVKSILGRVRSKFDISIAEVDDQDKWQKCTIGFAVVTNDGGHAHTLLETVADYVEGLHLAEVIDSRIEIIHY
- the infB gene encoding translation initiation factor IF-2; the encoded protein is MPMLTVDDLARDLKVRNEDLVRELVTMGYQVEGPESPLETDDPAELRARLVTVLPQREVVEQRIKPTVIRRRMKKAPPEEMAEEAAAEEIQEQAAEATAVPEKRVPQEVTGEAPQEIPKRPVKKTKKPEPARIIEMAPKPAAPPIRPVTPPVEGGPTLKAEKLPEAPPQHKAEPRAAHKRGEVPPETQPTAEAPAMAETAPGAAGPEPLAEPLEAREGGEEKPAKKKKKKEKKMQPAQIIGKVELKKEPPPREPERPEPARIVPPAPVRPAEARPVEVRPVGPKVFTPEPTSEEARKKAKKKDKKGRDVVEERVEEEASKIRRRKEVLLRDDLYDDRGRPGRLRGKGKKPRPRKTEITTPKAIKRRVKLPEVVSVSNLAHKMSVKSAEVVQHLMTLGVTASINENIDFDTATIVAGEFGFEVESASASETDLLPTIIKDTEQNLMSRPPVITVMGHVDHGKTSLLDRIRSTHVTDQEAGGITQHIGAYKVKLAKGEVVFLDTPGHEAFTAMRARGAQVTDFVVLVVAADDGVMEQTREAINHARAASVPIIVAVNKIDKPDADRDRVTRELSEHNLIPETWGGDTLYCYVSAKTGDGIDELMDMILLQAELMELRANPNKTANGTVIEARLDKGKGPLATVLVKEGTLKAGDAFVAGTTYGKVRAMLDHEGRSVDKAGPATPVEVQGFAGVPEAGDSLIVSDDEKIARQIAGHRVEKKQREQEGVITGPVSLEDLLARMQEQETKELAIIIKGDVQGSVEALKEALQGISAQEIKVKVIHGGVGAITESDVMLASASGAIAIGFNVRPTPKATQLAEQENIDIRMYTVIYDAIEDVRKAMEGMLAPVEKETVVGRAEVRQTFHVSRIGSIAGCLVVSGKIERSNQVRLLRDNVVVYQGRILSMKRYKDDIKEAQEGYECGLVLENYKDVKVGDVVEAFIIEKEVAKLTREQVPSQ
- a CDS encoding YlxR family protein → MKKGHIPVRTCVACRKRRPAGEMIRFTACGDRVVVSPGRENKPGRGCYACPTEQCLDAALKKGRLARALRRSAIAGPLKDELLRGLEQKGLLDANVDR
- the nusA gene encoding transcription termination/antitermination protein NusA; translated protein: MGNLSRMIDQVAKEKGIQRDTLVEALEAALVSAARKKYGGRVELEAQYSDETGEVEVFLFKDVVEDVEDSTVQIDLETARRELDPEAEIGDQLGVKMDTESFGRIAAQTAKQVIIQKVKDAERENIYAEYKDRKGDVITGMVQRFEKRNLIVNMGRGEAILPYSEQIPRENYRQGDRIRALILDVRRTQKDPQIILSRANPAFLVKLFEQEVPEIAEGIVRIMCAAREPGQRAKIGVRSSDADVDPVGACVGMKGSRVQSVVQELRGEKIDIIPWNDDPAHFVCNALQPAEISKVIIDQDNNTMEVIVADDQLSLAIGKKGQNVRLAAKLTGWKIDVRSESKEEKITGESFERLLAVDGMDEETATILFDNGYRNPEDIAKATLAELTSFMGITEEKASTLVHGALRYLANPPEVVEEETEQEVETAETEEVPETEQEVETVETEEVPETEASEAEPAEAVH
- a CDS encoding ribosome maturation factor RimP; amino-acid sequence: MEKMDQELIYALWAMIEPILEPEGLELVELEFKLEGGRWILRLYIDTPGGVTLDDCELVSRQVGALLDIKDPIDRPYSLEVSSPGINRVLRREKDFRSFAGSPVRVRTRRKVGGSKNFRGTLKGMENSRIILEVDGNRVEINPEDLEKARLDLPEGELFRQDLRRRAGTTGD
- a CDS encoding SurA N-terminal domain-containing protein, producing MLDLMRKHAKSWFIKIALGGIAVVFVLFFGWSGPDRTRQDYVAKVNDTVVTYDEYRDAYDLEMEKIRDRFKGSLPPDLLEKLDLKKNIVQALVTRIILLQEAQRLGLFVTDEDLAQDIKSNPRFQRNGVFDEGVYRAYLRAIKLSVGAYEESRKKELLEQQVVRLLIDGIKTDPEEIKNLWHFQHDKLVLSMLEIKPEQKTEAPDTKALEAYFKKNQSKYEIPPTVNLEYVTLSPRDARKDISVPEDEVQAYYQTHPKEFLVPDQIRARQIVLKVPGGADKEKIEEIRKKVEEIRERINGGEEFEKVAQKESQDEATAQKGGDLGWLSRGTLNPSLEKVAFKLEVGKLSEPLLTDQGYLLLRVEEAKPETQVDFETAKAKIEEKLLEEKAKRKIAADAEKFYEQVYRSEDLSAPAKQFGFAVHRADGVARAVGVPDLADYPKIMDEAFQLRTGGVSKLIKNGDRFTVLKVVDKAKERLPNLDEVRSEVEKDFLKDQALASAMKKAEEVIAALKQQPDSADKVAKDFGLTWTKLDPVSRTSGFVTQLGNSPEVNEMLTSVSSATPLFAKPIPTAQGVAVVKLSEVQRAGDEQYAKEAETFQKWVVEVRQTEFLKGWLRLLEERSRVTISEKL
- a CDS encoding rod shape-determining protein; the encoded protein is MFFDALSGIFSNDMAIDLGTANTLVYVRGKGVILSEPSVVAVKTDLRRGPRIVAVGADAKKMLGRTPDNIRAIRPMKDGVIADFEVTEAMLKHFIVRIHHRRFLVKPRIVVCVPSGITEVEMRAVRDAAKSAGAREVYLVEEPIAAAIGARLPITEPTSSMIVDIGGGTTEVAVIAMSDIVYAKSLRVAGDKIDNAVIRYVKQKYSLLIGERTAEMVKMMIGSACQEAEESIIEVKGRDLIAGIPKIIALRSGEVTEAITEPVRAILETIKTALESTPPELAADIVDNGIVLTGGGSLLKNLDVVIRRETGLPVRVADDPLSTVVVGSGIIFENFHLLKDVLVKC
- the mreC gene encoding rod shape-determining protein MreC, translating into MPRSIRDIAILLILIGGGLLILFSSPPKPEGGVASRFIYTVLHPFQQVAASVHNRGKTTWESYINLTGVQEENRALKLQIRQLIREKADLLNYEGENRRLRNLLNLKARHEFPTLVAQVIGEDASGWYSTIFINRGTEAGVRPDMPVTVAEGIVGRVVNSSADVSRVLLLTDPNFSADCRVARTRDRGVLTGSLDRFCVLRYVSLKSEMKQGDQLVTSGLDGIFPRGLPLGRIESIRHGDQGLFLEAKVAPAVDFAGVEEVLVILGQQGGFDIRPGLEDNH